One Micromonospora eburnea genomic region harbors:
- a CDS encoding substrate-binding domain-containing protein has translation MTTQRRDLSRRRLLFGGAALSAGVVLAGCTSNETAPTAAQTKAAETGGNSEPGKKVTIGFSAPGADHGWIAAITNNAKAQAGAYSDVELKSVEAGADAAAQRAALSTLLSQKPDVIVLLPHDGKELNAFGLEAMKAGIPVVNLDRAFPDARAYRLQIKGDNYGMGVAAATFIAEQLKAKGVSNPVIGEIAGMDELELTQERSKGFADTLSSYGLKVANRRAARFTADSGQQEATGLFQALPRIDAIWNHDDDQGIGVLAAVNQANRKEFFMVGGAGSKKAMEDIRADNTVLKATVTYSPSMASSAISLARLIGQNRGMSDLVELQVPKEIVLASETITKENAGDYLKLGF, from the coding sequence ATGACAACGCAGAGACGCGACCTGTCGCGCCGCCGGCTGCTCTTCGGCGGAGCCGCGCTCTCCGCCGGCGTCGTGCTCGCCGGCTGCACCAGCAACGAGACCGCGCCCACCGCCGCCCAGACCAAGGCCGCCGAGACCGGCGGCAACAGCGAGCCCGGCAAGAAGGTGACCATCGGCTTCTCCGCGCCGGGCGCCGACCACGGCTGGATCGCCGCGATCACCAACAACGCCAAGGCGCAGGCCGGGGCGTACTCCGACGTGGAGCTGAAGTCCGTGGAGGCCGGCGCGGACGCGGCGGCCCAGCGGGCGGCCCTGTCCACCCTGCTCTCCCAGAAGCCCGACGTGATCGTGCTGCTGCCGCACGACGGCAAGGAACTCAACGCGTTCGGCCTGGAGGCGATGAAGGCCGGCATCCCGGTGGTCAACCTGGACCGGGCGTTCCCCGACGCGCGGGCCTACCGGCTCCAGATCAAGGGCGACAACTACGGAATGGGCGTGGCCGCCGCCACCTTCATCGCCGAGCAGCTCAAGGCCAAGGGGGTCAGCAACCCGGTCATCGGGGAGATCGCCGGGATGGACGAGCTGGAGCTGACCCAGGAGCGGTCGAAGGGCTTCGCCGACACCCTCAGCTCGTACGGCCTGAAGGTCGCCAACCGCCGGGCGGCCAGGTTCACCGCCGACTCCGGTCAGCAGGAGGCCACCGGCCTGTTCCAGGCGCTGCCGAGGATCGACGCGATCTGGAACCACGACGACGACCAGGGCATCGGCGTTCTCGCCGCCGTCAACCAGGCCAACCGCAAGGAGTTCTTCATGGTCGGTGGCGCCGGCTCGAAGAAGGCCATGGAGGACATCCGGGCCGACAACACCGTCCTGAAGGCCACCGTCACCTACAGCCCGTCGATGGCTTCCTCGGCCATCTCGCTGGCCCGCCTGATCGGCCAGAACCGGGGCATGTCCGACCTGGTGGAGCTCCAGGTTCCGAAGGAGATCGTGCTCGCCTCCGAGACGATCACCAAGGAGAACGCGGGCGACTACCTGAAGCTCGGGTTCTGA
- a CDS encoding ABC transporter permease, giving the protein MSETTPTATHERAAGLPAEFTKPDAPRLSWWHGDGGEGARRNLGLLATLLVLVVIGILTRPDLYGDASWVWGNTLTILKLASVVGVVTVGMTFVIIGGGIDLSVGAIVALAGVWCTTVATQSYGAGGMIFSALTVGLGVGLVNGLLISYGRLVPFIATLAMMVAARGLAAEISDKQTQVSNDAFINGIASTNLLGIPLLVYILAGVVAAGWVLLNRTTFGRRTVAVGGNPEAARLAGIDVRRHTVLLYALSGLCCGIAAIMLTSQATSAQAAMANLYELDAIAAAIIGGTLLSGGRGTIVGSLLGVIIFSTITNLFAINGLSTEAQNMVKGGIIVAAVLVQQVQFGSVTQFLRRNRATTT; this is encoded by the coding sequence ATGAGCGAGACGACACCTACCGCCACTCACGAACGGGCGGCCGGGCTGCCGGCCGAGTTCACGAAGCCCGACGCGCCGCGGCTGTCCTGGTGGCACGGTGACGGGGGCGAGGGCGCCCGGCGCAACCTCGGCCTGCTCGCCACCCTGTTGGTGCTGGTGGTCATCGGCATCCTCACCCGGCCCGACCTCTACGGCGACGCGAGTTGGGTGTGGGGCAACACCCTCACCATCCTCAAGCTGGCCTCGGTGGTCGGGGTGGTCACCGTCGGGATGACCTTCGTGATCATCGGCGGCGGCATCGACCTGTCGGTCGGCGCGATCGTCGCGCTCGCCGGGGTCTGGTGCACCACGGTCGCCACCCAGAGCTACGGCGCCGGCGGGATGATCTTCAGCGCCCTCACCGTCGGGCTGGGTGTCGGCCTGGTCAACGGGCTGCTCATCTCGTACGGGCGGCTGGTGCCGTTCATCGCCACCCTCGCGATGATGGTCGCCGCCCGAGGGCTGGCCGCCGAGATCTCCGACAAGCAGACCCAGGTCTCCAACGACGCCTTCATCAACGGCATCGCCAGCACGAACCTGCTCGGCATCCCGCTGCTGGTCTACATCCTCGCCGGGGTGGTGGCGGCCGGCTGGGTGCTGCTCAACCGCACCACCTTCGGTCGTCGTACGGTGGCCGTCGGCGGCAACCCGGAGGCGGCCCGGCTCGCCGGCATCGACGTACGCCGGCACACCGTGCTGCTCTACGCGCTCTCCGGCCTCTGCTGCGGCATCGCCGCGATCATGCTCACCTCGCAGGCCACCTCCGCCCAGGCGGCGATGGCCAACCTCTACGAGCTGGACGCCATCGCCGCCGCGATCATCGGCGGCACGCTGCTCAGCGGCGGGCGGGGCACCATCGTGGGCTCCCTGCTCGGCGTGATCATCTTCTCCACCATCACCAACCTCTTCGCCATCAACGGCCTCTCCACGGAGGCGCAGAACATGGTCAAGGGCGGCATCATCGTCGCCGCCGTCCTGGTCCAGCAGGTCCAGTTCGGCAGCGTCACCCAGTTCCTCCGGCGTAACCGGGCCACCACCACCTGA